In the genome of Cryptomeria japonica unplaced genomic scaffold, Sugi_1.0 HiC_scaffold_1114, whole genome shotgun sequence, the window AGTTGTGGAGGTCAACCATCAATGCTCAATGCTATCCCTAATCAGACCCTTCAACAAAGAGTTacacttaattaaaaaattaaatattgttttgattaattacATATTGTAATTTTACACTTGAGCattttatctaagttgatttgTTAATTGTGCATTTTGTTACTTTTGTTGGACGATAAAAAAAATCAGGAACATATGTTACTTGTTTTTGTTGATCCTAAGCAACCAACaacaatggatgcaatgcaagttaCAAATGGTAATGAAATTATGAAACAAGTTTTCTTAAATTTTGAgtctttaatttataaattaattgtaTATATGTTGATATGTTAAATGTGAATGTTGTTGCAACTTTAAATGATCAACATAACATCCAAGAACGTATGTTACCCTTCTATCTTGATCTTAACCAAACAATAACAGTAGCCGACACAATGCAAAGTAGAGATGGTAAGGAAATCATGAATTGAACTTAAATCAGTTCCAAGTCATTAATTTGAAAACTAATTTTATAACTAACTTATTGTATTTGTAGGTGATGATGATATTTATATGGAGGATCATGGGCAACACTTTTTTGGATAATCATTATAACTTGTATTATACTTTAATGTATTTACTGTTGAGTACTTAACTCTCTTTGATATATTGGAGGGAGTGCATCGTGGATTTAAGATAGGGAcatcatttgttgtgaaaagttggCTCATCATGTTGTGACCTTTATTTTTTAAAGGATAATGAAGCAATTTATTTTGACTCATGATGTTTACATGGCACTTCAATCATATAACATTCTATGTGTTGGGTAAAGGTTTTATAATTGACATCTTTATCAAGTAATCTTCTTCAACCATTTTAGTTTCCTAGGACCATTATTTCATTTTATCTTTCTTGTTTCACTCCACATCCCTCTTTGCATAGCCTTATTTACTAATTGTCATTTCCTTTTTATCTATTTGAGCTTCGTTATCTATGCTTTGAATTGATTTAATATCTTagtacaaatttatttttttataatttatttaatttatttttcatcaCGTGGTCAAGTGCATTCAAGGTTATTTACTGCATTCTAACATAATGGACCAAAATATCTCCCCCACATAAAAAAAAAGAAGTGCAACTACAAATGTGAATTAATATTAATAATCCAATTACAAATTTTCTCATGCATTATGTTTGGTATGTCTAAACTTCATTAGTGACAATCAATATAATATAGTTAATATAAATACAATTATTCATAAGAAATAATTACTAATCAAACTATTACTAAAAAATAATTGCTAATCAAAATTAAAATGTAATATATTAAATTCtaatcatttattaaaaaatatcaagAATAATAGAAATACATTAATTTTATAAGATAcgatctaaaattttaataaaaaatgttgaaaaattCAACTTTAACAATTCTTACTACATATATAATCtgaacttttttcaatttttactattttttattcttacATACTTTTAAAGAAAAAAGATTTTATTTTGTACCTTAAAAACATGTACTATACAAACTTATTTGGTCATCCAAGATTACTAAATAGTAATGCTCAAAGAATTGTTTTGAAACTAGAAATTTTCTACCTGAAAATATTTGGTTTTATAAGATTGTTTGAACGAATTTAGACgcaatatttttttaattgctCTACTTGCATTGTACGCATCTGAGGATTTTTGTCACTTTTCAACTCTGTCATGTCAGGTCTGAGTCCGTGAATAGACGGTACATCGTACTATGGAGGGGTATGTAgcagacgcgtctattctggctccaaaatgacaatacggattgactaacacgcgtgttagtcacgcgTTTTACATCGTCAATTTTGCAATTAATGGCTACGATTGACTAGCCTGTCGCTAACACGCTGTATGGAAGGTGTATTttagagccagaatagcttcagccataTGCAACATGCCCATGACACGACAATGGATGGGTATGCTACTCCAGGTTGTGTGGTTTTCGTGGGATTTCACCAAACGAGCATGTATTCCTAGATGTGTGAGGAAAAGATTACTTCTAGCATTGAATGGAATATGCCATGAAAGTGTACAATAGAGAACAACATTTCCATACCACCTCTTATGCAAGACTTTGAATGAAGAGTCCTCATTCTCATTGTCAACAATAGGTATAGTCCAATGTCAAAGTAAAATAAACCATTTTCAACAATTTCGGTTTTGGGTTTTCAAACCACAATTTCTAGTTCTGATATTTTTTCCTCAATAGACCTTGACTTGCTTCAAGTCTTCAAAGAAGACGACCTTAACTGGTCCAATACGCGGAAATAAAATGGTGCGCGTCCGTCCATCTCTTAGTAATCTAATTCTCCTTAAATATAAATTCTTATATCTGACTAAGAAGCAATTAAAACTTGGActaaacaaaatttattaaacgAAAAATGGTACTAAATTATTGCTGGCGATTTTCTTTTTAGGCTTACATTGTTTGCTGTTCTGTTACTATTCAATGAAGTCATTCCTTGATTTTTCTGTGTTTCAGTTTAGAGCTATATAGTCTCCATCAACTCAAGAAACGATGGAAACCTACAAGATGGAAATGGGAAGAAATGGTCTCTTAGGATATCTGCTCTTCTTTCATGTAATACTAATTATATTTCACACCATTGATGGGTCAGTTGTTAGTAGGGGAGATACACTTTTCTTAGGCGACTCGCTTACTGGAAAGCAAACAATAATCTCAATGAATGGGATGTTTGAATTGGGATTCTTTAGCACAAATGGAAGTAATAACTGGTATATTGGCATCTGGTATGCCGAAGTACCAGAGAAGACAAAAGTTTGGGTGGCTAATAGGGAGACTCCCGCAAGAGACAGGCCTGGCATTTTGAAGCTgtcaagagaaggtcatctgggaCTGTTTGATGCAAAAGGTGGATCTGTATGGTCGGTCAATGTGTCCAAGAAGGCTTCAAAGGCTGTAATTTTAGACTCGGGTAACTTTTTAATGGTGGCTGATGAGAATATATCTGACCCTCTTTGGGAGAGTTTCGACCATCCTGTAGACACCTGGTTACCCGGGATGAGGTTCGGTGGACAGCAAAAGTTAGTTTCTTGGAAAAACTCATTGGATCCCGCTCCTGGGCTTTTCTCCTTCCACATGGATCCATCCGGGGTTAAACAATTTGTGCTAACATGGAACAACTCTGTACAGTATTGGCGGAGCGGGACATGGAATGGCGAAATTTTCCGGGAAATCCCAGAAATGGGAAACAAAGGCTTCTACAATATCAGCGTTGAACGTGTTGGCTCATTTTTGTATATGACTTATTCACCGATTCATCCCATATTTAAGGTATCCCGTTTCGTCCTAGTTAACTCCGGGGCAATTCAAGAATACAATCTGATTGAGGGCAGCAAATGGAACATGTTCTGGTCCAAACCCAGAGATCAGTGTGCCGTATATGGTCTCTGTGGAGTTTATGGAACCTGCGACTCCAACAATCTTACCTTCTGCACCTGTGCAGAAGGGTTCAAGCCCAAAGACGATCTGTCTTGGAGATCGCGAGAGTGGTGGTCAAGTGGCTGTTTTAGGCAGAGCCCGTTGAGCTGCGATGCAGAAAATGAAAGCACTGACCAATTCTTCGAGTCGAACGTAATGTTGCCTGATGATAATTACTCTTTCTCATTACCTGCACCCACAAAAAAAGATTGCGAGAAAGCGTGTCTCCGCAACTGCTCGTGCACTGCATTTACTTTCAATCCGCCTTCATGGGCGTGCAAAATCTGGTCAGGAGATCTGCTAAACATGTACAGTTTTCCATCACAAAGCAATACAAATGTGTCCATTAGAGTAGCTGCCTCTGCACTTCTTAAGTTTCATAGGCAATCTTCCTCAGAAGGGAAAACCACACGTATTGTGGGCGCAATGCTTGGTACCATTGGTGCTCTTGCCGTTGTTTTGGGTATATTTTCGATTGTAATGTGGCGGAAGCATCGGCTACGATCGACTGAGAGGTATGGAGATTCCTCTAATTCTTTTCTTAGAATGTTTAGCTACAAGGAGTTGAAAATTGCAACTAGGAATTTCAGCTCTAAGTTGGGGAGCGGAGGATTTGGCTCAGTGTTCAAAGGAACTCTAACGGACGGTACGCTTGTGGCTGTAAAGAAAATGGAGGGTTCATCACAAGATGAGAAGCAATTCCGAGCGGAAATCAGTTCCCTTGGAAACGTTCAACATGTAAATCTGGTCAGGCTTCGAGGGTTTTGTGCAGAAGGATCCAGACGcttattgatttatgatttcatGCCGAACGGCTCTCTGGATTCTTTACTGTTCACAAGTGACTCAAAAACTGAACGGAAGGTACTTGACTGGAAGACTCGATTTGAGATAGTATTAGGCACTGCAAGAGGGTTACTTTATCTCCATGAAGAATGTAGAGATTGCATCATTCACAGCGATGTTAAACCAGGAAACATTCTGCTGGACAGTAATTTGTCACCCAAGATAGCAGATTTTAGTTTGGCAAAGCTTGTGGGTAGAGGTTTTAGCCACGTGCTGACCACTACAAGAGGAACGAGAGGTTACTTGGCTCCAGAGTGGATCTCCGGTCTTCCCATCACTCCCAAAGTTGACGTCTACAGTTTTGGTATGACGCTCTTCGAAATCATCTCGGGGCGAAGAAATCTGGAGTTAAATGTACAAGATTCAAGTAAGTATTACTTTCCTGTGTGGGCTGCAACTCAGATTAACCAGGGAAAGACGATTAATATTGTGGAGGAGGGTGTTGCAGAGGAGGCAGATATTGAAGAGGTGAGAAGAGCAAGTATTGTAGGTTTGTTATGCATAGAAGAGGATGAGTATATGAGACCAAACATGGGGCAAGTGGTGCGGATGCTGGAAGGGAAGTTGGAGCCTCGAACTCTGCAGATTCAGAAGTCTCTACCCGAGGAAGAGCAAGcagaacaaagccagactagtacgGATAGCGGTGGCAATGGCATTAGTTAAAGTAATGTACCTGTAATAAACTGTTGTGGTGAACATGTCATTTTAATTAATATGTTTTATGTTTAATCATAGTAATGTGTAAATCTACTTTTTATGTCAAATAAGAAGATAAATATTTTTATGCATCATTTTGTTACTATATTTTAGGTGATGTGTTTAGCTAGACGATTTTATATGAAAGAAATAATTTATAATGTAGGGAAGAGTACAGTTTCATATTCCAATAACCATTCACTTTTTGTACATCCAAACTTCAGTTACTAATTTTAAAGGCACCAAAAAAAAGATAACTgaaatcaagttaataaatttAACAATTACTATCTAATAGTTGCTCACTACTGGGGcatttgtgcacaactactaggtcatttgtgcataagtattgacaattttaatTGCACAGTTATAGGAACATCTTTAAGTAAGTATCaattgacactttgaaatgtgtactttctAACCCTTGCATGAATAGTGGATCCCAAAgcatgcatcattactacccaaaaaCCAGAACAATAGTTATAAGCAATTAAGTCACATACAAAGACAACAAAAGAAGAAAACATCAAAGTAGATGTACTGGCAATAATGGCTATAGGTACGCTTCctctaatatttttaaaattttattttaatattaaataaaaatattttatttttacaatGTAA includes:
- the LOC131048732 gene encoding G-type lectin S-receptor-like serine/threonine-protein kinase At2g19130, whose amino-acid sequence is METYKMEMGRNGLLGYLLFFHVILIIFHTIDGSVVSRGDTLFLGDSLTGKQTIISMNGMFELGFFSTNGSNNWYIGIWYAEVPEKTKVWVANRETPARDRPGILKLSREGHLGLFDAKGGSVWSVNVSKKASKAVILDSGNFLMVADENISDPLWESFDHPVDTWLPGMRFGGQQKLVSWKNSLDPAPGLFSFHMDPSGVKQFVLTWNNSVQYWRSGTWNGEIFREIPEMGNKGFYNISVERVGSFLYMTYSPIHPIFKVSRFVLVNSGAIQEYNLIEGSKWNMFWSKPRDQCAVYGLCGVYGTCDSNNLTFCTCAEGFKPKDDLSWRSREWWSSGCFRQSPLSCDAENESTDQFFESNVMLPDDNYSFSLPAPTKKDCEKACLRNCSCTAFTFNPPSWACKIWSGDLLNMYSFPSQSNTNVSIRVAASALLKFHRQSSSEGKTTRIVGAMLGTIGALAVVLGIFSIVMWRKHRLRSTERYGDSSNSFLRMFSYKELKIATRNFSSKLGSGGFGSVFKGTLTDGTLVAVKKMEGSSQDEKQFRAEISSLGNVQHVNLVRLRGFCAEGSRRLLIYDFMPNGSLDSLLFTSDSKTERKVLDWKTRFEIVLGTARGLLYLHEECRDCIIHSDVKPGNILLDSNLSPKIADFSLAKLVGRGFSHVLTTTRGTRGYLAPEWISGLPITPKVDVYSFGMTLFEIISGRRNLELNVQDSSKYYFPVWAATQINQGKTINIVEEGVAEEADIEEVRRASIVGLLCIEEDEYMRPNMGQVVRMLEGKLEPRTLQIQKSLPEEEQAEQSQTSTDSGGNGIS